The sequence AAAACCTTGCAAAACTTCCTGGTATCGCCGCGTCGATTCCAGATCGGAAGAGTATGTATCGCTGCACTCGTCGTCTGCCGTCTGTTCCTGGTAGAGCGACGTCGATGGTTTGCGTGGCTCATTTGGATCTTGAGTGAACTCTGCCATGGGCAATTCTGCGTTTTCAGAAGGCGCTAATGGATGAGTGGCCGCCAGAGACAGGGATCGGAGCTTCGAAGCGTCCAAGTTCTGTGAGTGCGAGTATTTCATGGGTGAAGCATGTATATTCTGTGGCATTTGGTCTCGATGCCGGACAGAGGCGCTCTGAAAGGCATTCCGGTTGGGCGAGTATGACATTGGACTTTTTCTCAAGCTCTCTCGAGTGACACCTGGGTAACTTCGACTGGCTGTCATCCTCGGCGATGGGCTTAGCCTGCTGCAAGTTGGAAGCATCGGTGTAACTCTAGCTTTCGCTCTTGTCCATGGATTGCAGTCATGCGTGGTATTGGCCGGTTTGGCTACTTCGCGCGTCTGCGACTCGCACGGCTTCGCTGGTGCGTGAGCTTGAGATAGGAAAACGTCAGACGGATCAATGTTGACAGTCGTAGGAATCGAACAATAGCGTACCAACGCCACGATCGGAAGTCCAGTCTCTCGGAACCAGTACGGCAAAGCCTGATGTTCGATAGCTGCGTCATTGTGACGAAATCTATGGAAGAGGATTGGCCAGCTCTGTGGAGTGAGTCGAGCCAAGGTGCACGAGGGCAGGGCAGAAAAGGAACTAAGATCTAGGAAGAGTTGGAAAGCGGTATCCTTGCCAGAGTTGCGCTGGTTTTGAGCAAGGTCGCTCCGAAGTTGCTCGATCTGAGCGTCGAAGGAGGATAGTAAAGGCAGAATGATGGAGCTCTCCGGAGGGAACTGACTTCCTATAACTGACGAAGATTGTGTCGACTCGATTGGAGCAAAGAGAAGTGTCcacgacgaagaagcaaCTTGGGAGTCAGAGATCAGCGGTGCGCGGAGACAAGCTGTCTGGACTTGGTGATAGCTCGTTTGCATCGGAACGTCTTGTTGCTTCGGTGACATGAAGGACCGAGATTGGGTCAAGTTGTCCACCAAAGCGCTCAGCGTTTGCCTCGGGCTTGAGGATGCAGTCTGAGGTCTCCATGTGAACGTATCGTTGGCGAAAGGCGTGCCAAAACGCATGCGCGTGTTGAGCTGTGATTGCAGTGACTTGTCGTCGACTTCGGCGATGGATTCGATGGATGTCGCTCGTGATGAAGAGAGgaatggtttgggatgAGTCAATCCTCGACTAGTTCGAGGGCGAGCGGGGGTCCCTTGGCCTTGAGATCGTgctgcctcgtcatcaaggatgctcgtcgctggctGTGTTGCCAGTCGACGGTTTGGCTCGAGAGGAGGAAAACGGAAGGAGAAGCTGCGCGCCACTGTTGCTGCGTGCGCATGCGATGGTGAGAGGTGGTCGGGCACAGACTGGTTGCATTTTGCTTCGCTCTCTTGATGATCGTGCAGCCAATCTCGAGAAAGAGGAGCGGAAGAAATCGAAGATGCCGAATTCTCCTCTTGAAGATGTAGACGCTGTAGCGACGCGTCTATGCTGAGCTCAGGGAGGGCAGGCGAAGAAGTAGCGCTAGTCGAGGAAGACCGTCTTGAGGCAGCTCTAAAGCGGTCCATGCTGTGCTCTATGTGTCGCAATTCAACTCTCTGCAGTTCTCGACTTGGTAGAGAGCTGGTTCGACTTTGTTTGATGTGTGATCAATGATCTGGACGAGGGTTGATCAGAGGTTCAAGTGGCAGGCGGACGAGTGGGAAAGACAGTGCATGCAAATGTTCATTCGTCTTTATACTGGCGCTTTCATAGGCTTGCCAGCATGGCCACGATAGATAGAAGCGTGTGCCCAAACGATGAACGATGCTACTGGTCTCAGAACTGCCCGTTGAAATGCACGTCGACGATCCCGGGCGACGAGCTCTAGCTAGTTTCGGTGGAATACGCTGCACGAACAACCTCTAAGTATCATGCATGCTGGATGGACGATCAAAGCGGCTTCTAGCCGTGTCGCGTGTAGGATATTAGCGCTAAGCGAGGGCGTTGACGTTGTTCGATAGGCGCAGAAAGCGGTACGAGCTCGGGTAGAAGAAAGGCGTAAAGGTGTAGCGACTTCGGTTACGGGCGCAGAACGTGGAAGGATCAACGTGGGGCTTGAAGAATGAGGTGCTGGCTCACCGTAAGCTCAGTGGAGCGGATAGATGAGTAGTGCAGGGaacgagagagagagagagagagagagagagaaagagagggGTGAGCAGCAGGAAGGAGAGGGGGAAATGATATAGCCTATTGTATGGTTCAAACTTGTTATATGGAGGGTAGCGTTCAAACAGGGTTGGTTGGAGCTTATTTGCTACCGAGAGCAACGTGATTGGTCACCTCGGGATACACACCGAAAGAACATCGCCGTCCAGGTAAGCTCAGGCACTTGACGGGGAGCATGAAGGGCGGACGTTGCATGCGGATCGGGCGAGCGTATTAGTCTGGGTCAGCTTGTGCGAGCGTGGTTGCTTGGTTACCGCAGCGAAGAATCCACCTGCACAGACCGAATCGTCTTCGGTCAAGTGCAAGTCGAGGGTAGGACAATCGTCCCGCCTGTGGTCTGGGTGGTTCAGGCTCGATGCATTGCTTGTCATATCGCCGAAGTCTCATTGTGCTGATGAAGCAAGACAGCTTCTCACGTTGGCCGCATTTGACTTGGACGGGCATCTGCAGGCACCTGTCGGCACAACTCGAAAAGATGAGCCGGTTGCCGCACCCACGGCGGACAGCATGTAACCCTAAGCCAAGAGGCAAAAAGGACCAAACGGCAAAAAAAAGCAAAGAGCAAAAAGCAGGAAAGCGACAAGCACCAAGTGTTGGTTTCAGTGTTGTTCTCGTTTATGAATCGCGAGTAGGGGAGGAGTCTCGAGTGCGTGAGACGTGaacatgcacgatggtTGCGACCTgtcacattcgtgattcacgattcacagttTCGAGCACCACAAGCATCACGCAGGGTCTCTTTTGACGCCGACGTGCATGTGGTGCAaccaccaacacctctCGGTCTACTCTGTACTGACTATTATTAGTTCAACCGATTCACGCTCACGGCGTTCTTCGCGCTTcgcgcttcacgcttcacgattcgtacTTGACGCTGCGTACTtggttcacgattttggTGGTTTTTGGAGTTTCCCTTGCCCACGCTCTCGGCAAGGGGCTCCCCTTGCGTCCAAGTCAGACCGATGGTACACGACATACGCAGCCTGGCGACTGTATGCACGCCGTCGATCCCTCGCTTGCGCTCTCCAGCTCTGCTCTGCGTAGCTCTGCGTAGCTCTGCTCTGCGTATCGCGGAAAAGAGATACACGATAGGAACGATGTAGCTCATCGATAGGTACGAAACGCTGTTTACGCCTTCGTACTTACTCCCATGCGACTccttgccgctgccgccgccgtgcaatcgtgactgttggTCAGTCGGTGCACCAGGTTTGCCACGCGTGGGCTGTTTCCGGTGTCTTGCGCCCATTTGCATCGGCTAACATTGTTCGGAGACAATTGTGAAATGAAGCCAAAAAGAGGCCGTCGATCCTGATATGAATcccgaatcgtgaatacgaTACCGCTGCAGTCAGGAGTCATGTATGCTGTTGTCCAtcgattcacgtttcaaGACGTGATCCTGCTCGACGATTTCACGTcacgatgcgtgatgcaTGTGATGTGTCACAATTttctattcacgattcttttGATAATGAAGACCTAACACATTTATTATAAtaaaccacgaatcacgaatcgtgaatcgtgaatcgtgaatctgttTGCGTGGTGTCTGTCGCGCAGGGACCACTTTGTCGTGTGTCTGAAGAGCAACGAGCGGATCTTGTACCCTTggtgattcttgattcggtgattcgtgattcacgattctccACACGAGTCTCGCCGAGGTAAACCATCAACTCTACGCTTTTATATACCCGCACGCTCGTCCTCAACGTCTCTGCGTCACTTGAACCGGCTTTGCATGGAACGCACTCCACAGCTCTACCGTCGGTACGAAATTTGATTGTCGACTGGAACCAGTCATCGATAGCCCGTCAGCAAGCGGCTAACGCATCTTCTTGAATCCGCCATGCACGCTGGCGCTCACTGAGACCTCCGCGACTCATCTCCCTGGATCATCGTCTACACCATGGTCGTCCGTCCGCGTCGGCCGCTCGTATCGCTCGAAGCACAACTTCAGCAGCTCACGCTGTTTACCGACCTCGACGCGGACTCGGAAAacctcgaacagctcggcCCCATCATCAAatcgctcgacgaagcgcgTCAACAAGATGCATTCCTTCGGCATCTCAAAACGTTTGTTCGCTCCAAAGATCGCGAGATCGAAGCGGTCTGCGACGACAACCACTCCGAGTTTGTCGCTGCGgtcgacaagctgctcaaggtTCGCTCTGGTACAGTCACTTTGAAGCATCGAATCGGCGAGTTGAACGAAGATCTGCAGGCAGGCGGAAGCTCGTTGGCCAACAAGAAACGACAGCTGCTCGAAACGCAGAGAACAGCATCCAACGTCAATGACGCGATCTCTGCTGTCGAAGTGTGCTTGAGAGTGCTGGATATGGCGAATCGAGTCGACGCATTGATCAGCGAGAAAAAGTACTTTGCTGCATTGCGAAGCatggccgagctcgaaacCAAATTGCGCGGGCTGCTCGGACACGAGTTTACAAAGCACATGATGGAGGGCCTCCCGCAGATGAAAGAGCAGGTCAAGAGTGCCGTGACGAGAGAGATGAAGGAATGGCTGTTCCAGGTGCGCGAAAAGTCACAAACCGTCGGTCAAATGGCGCTGGAAGCTATGGAACTAAGACAGAAGCGCTGGAGAGTCAAGTCGCAGCGTGATCCGCTCTTGCGTCTGGCCAAGGTCAACAGTGCGATCGAACTGGTGGTCAACGAGAGGACAGAGAGCAACTTTGTCGATAACGACAAAGTCAGCGTGGATTTCCGTCCGTTGTATCAGTGCATCCATATCTACGACGCGTTGGATGCCAGGGAAGAACTGCAGACCAGCTACCAGGAGGATCGACGTGCGCAGGCCAacctgctgctcaaccaAGGCTTGACGTTTGATACTGCCGGAACGGTTCCTGCGCTGTTGGAAGAGATGGTTGGCTTTTTCCTAGTCGAGCACCACGTGATCCAAACCACACCAGTGGGGTTCAGAGAAGAGTCTGAGGTGGATGATCTTTGGGATACCATGTGCAGCCGTGTGGTCGAgatcgtctcgctcgcatTGCGCGATTGCAAAGATACAAAGATCTATGTTTCCGCCAAAGCGTCGATACAGACGTTCATCCAGACGCTCGAAGGCTATTCGTTCCCCGTTGCCAAACTCAATGCTTTGCTTTTGACGCTGTTCGAGCGGTATGCACAGCTGCTACGCGATAGGTTCAGCCGGGATTTCCAACAAGCGATGCACGACACTCAACACGAACCGATGGTCGTATCCAACGCCGAAGAATTGCAAAAGGTGCTCTCCGTGTGCTGGCTAAAACCTGGCGATGACGCCATGCTGCGCTCTTCCGGCTTTCCGCTGTCGTTGCCGTTTTCACAGACCTATCCGCTGTGCTGTATGGACATGCgcaacctcgtcgatcaGTACTACATCTTCAGCGATGGATTTCAGAACCACcgcgagatcgacgagatcctGAAAAAGTCGTTGGACGAATTGCTCATCACGCAGGTCAGTACGGCGATTCGCAAGAGTCTGGACAACACGAGGGCGAGTATCAACCTGTCGCAAATTGCGCAGATCGTCGTCAATGCCGAGCACTTTAATCTGGCGTGTCTGGAGTTGGAGAAGCTGCTGACTGCGTTGCGAGCACCGCATGGGCGCGGAGGCAAGATGTCGTTAGATGCGAGCCACCATTTTACAGCGACATTGAGAATCGCCGAAGATAAGATCAACCAGGCGTTCGCTGCCAAGTTGGACCAGTTCCTCGGTTTGGCAGAGTACGATTTTGCTCCCACTCCCGAAACGGCGCGTGTGCGGAGCATGGGCAGAGCGACGCATTCGGCGTGGTTGCAAGATACGGTTGACTGGTTGAGGACTATGATGGAATCAGTTCTCGTCCTGCTGCCCCCTGGTGTCAAGTCGATCGTCTACACTGCAGCTTACCGCCACCTGTCCGGTAGCCTGTTGGATCGACATCTGTTGTCCGCCGAAACGACGCAAGTTAACGTTCAAGGttgcgagctgctgctcgtcgacctcaATTTCCTCTCCAGCGCCGCAACGCAGGACGGTGTAGATGCCAGCATCTTTGACCCTGTCACACAAAcgttgcagctcgtcgtcctggACAAAGTGTCCGAATACACCATGTTGGTCCAAGGCGGAAAGGTAGCCATCGAAGCAGGCGCAAGATGGGCGCGCGTCGATCCGAAAAAGCTCTTGATGCTCTTAGACAAATTCATCAAAACCGCAGGCCCAAGGAGGACTGGTGGTACCCAGGCGCAAGCCGAAACCGCCGAGCTCACAAAAAGGCAGAGGGAAAAAGAAATGCTTGCTAGAGCCATCGCGTTGACGAACACAAGCATCGCGCGGCCCTAGTCATCACACCCCAAGTGTGTCgcgccaccaccacatGACTCTCCCCTGCTCGCTCTGCTTCTCACGTCTCAAACCAGACTTTGTTGCACATACAGTACACAGTGCCTAATCTAGGACGAGTCAAAAGTCACCGTTACAGTTCAAGAaacattcatgatttctAGAAAAGACACAAGAGAAAGCCATAAGAGAGGTTTATTTTTGCAAAACGTGAGACAGAGCAAAAGTGCTCTGAACGCAGACAACTGGGTGTGGTTCAACCACGACCAGACCGAGATGTTTTGCATTTGGCCTGCATCTCTCTTTTCAAAAGTTAACAAGCAAgaccgaagccgaagcaTACGCGTGTCATGATGCTTGTTGTAGAAGAACCATGCCAAGCAGAGCAACGGGTCGGGATGGAGTGGTGGAAATGGTCGAGGCGCGTAGAACAAGACGCAAGAGGACCGGCCTCTATGAAAGTTGGTTCGCCTGAATCTAGACGAATCGCCATGTGATACCATCCAAGACGCCCTTGTCTTTGTTGTCCAGCTGTTCAAACACACTCGGGCTGCAATCTAAAGCATGATCTGTACAAGTGGGGCATTCATCCGTAGCAAAAGCATACGCCGTCTTACCCTTCCAGCTGATCTCGACCTTTTTACCGCAGAGCGAGTTGTGGTTGGGGTTGCCTGAGCTCGGGTTGTACTTCTCGAAAAGGTCGCGAGagatggcgacgatggGCTGGTCGTCGCTGTTGACAATGCCGCAGGCGCCGAGGCCAGTGTTGTAGAAGGTGGCACGACCGATGAAGGGCGCTGAGGTGGAGTACAGGGAGGCGGTCGAAGGCGCGCCCGGTGGTGAGGTAAAAGCTGGAGGAGTGTAGCCGTTGATCGAATTGTCTGAGGAGCCCGAGGATGGCGTCGACGGTCGTTGGTACTCATCCGCTGGTGGAGTAGACTTGTGCTGGTTAGGCTGATCGTGGGAAGGCGCCTGTTTTGATTGGTCGGCcggctgtggctgtggctgtggctgtggctgtggctgtggctgtggctgtggctgtggctTCTTGGGCTTCTTAATCATCTTTGGCGATTGAGGTTGTGGCTGCATTGGCTGAGGCTGGTTTGGACCAGCCTTTTCACAAGCTGGAGCTTGCTTGTCCTGCTGAGCGTTCTTAGCAGGGGCTTGCTTCGCATCGTCTTTGGCAATATCACCAGAGGTATCCTGAGCAGGAACTTGATGCACATCATCCTTGGTGGCGTCACCAGTGGTAGCACCGACGCCCGCACCAGAAAAGCCGTGAAGGTACAACTGAAGACTTTGAGCATCGCCGTACTCCTCGTAGTGTTTCAAcgcagcttcgagcttgtgctgctgtgactCGTACCTGTCGTGAGCTGACACATTGCCATTATTATCGCCTACATCTCTGCGAGCGACACGAACAGCTTCAGAGGTGCGTTGGTAAAGACTTGAATCAGAGTTGAAATGGCGATGAAATTTGTGGTTGGGATCGTTTCGATGGCTGGACACAAGAAGACTGTGAGCATGATGGAGACCATGAACGGGACGTGCGTTCGCAAACGTGACGTGGGAGGTTGCCATGACCAGCatggcgacgaggaagGTTGAAAGGCACGAAAAGAGCATTGTGACGAATTCAAACGCACGAAGCGGAAGAAGTAGGGAGCAAAGATGTGGTGGTGAGGGAGAATgggcgagcagcgcaaaaAGGGCGCGAGAGGCTGGAAAATCTGGGGAGCGTGTAGGATTGTGGTCGGAGATGCAGCAGAGGTTGTCTGAAGGGCAGAGATGGAGAGTGAAAAGAGCTGACACTGTGTTAACATCCGGAATTGGGAAGGTGTACGGACGACAAGGAAGAGACGTTCTGTTCAGGAAATCGACACTCCTCTTATGCTTGTTGACGAAGCATTGACGCTGATCATTCGCGCGGCAGCACTGACGAGTAGCAGACCCCCAGAGCACGGTGCCAAAGGCGCACAGGTATTCTTACACCAACATCAAGTTCCCTGCTCGTCATTCGTTCGCATGTTGCGTGTCGCTGCGTATTTTCACTCACCTGTGACtgttgagcgagttggATTGTGTTACGATCAGAAACCAACGGGTCAAGGGGGAAATAAACCTGTTACGAGATATGGACCGATGGCGCAAGATCAAGCCAAGAACCCCAAAAATAAAGAAGTCGCCGTGGACGAACCGAACGGATTCAAGCGGAAAGAGACAAGGGCAATCAGCGTCGACTTTCAAACTCAAGATTTCTTGCCGATCGCTCCGTTGATGACCGAGAATTGCATCCTCTCGACCTCAATTCAGTCTCGACTGCTGACATTGTCGAGGTCTAGCTTATGGCGCGACCTTGACTTACCGAGCGGAGGGCAAGAGGGGAAGCCGAATCGAGCAAGTCACAGCTACAGGTAGAGAATCGATAGAGCGAAGTGTGCGAGAAGGAAAGCGGAAGGGATAAAAATCAGAAAGGATGCAAGAGGGGAGTCTGGCACAAAGGAGGTCGAGTAGGAGGAAGGAAAAGGGGCGACTTGAACTTGATCAACAAGGTTCGAGGGTGTGTCCCCTCAAACTCACTTTTTTACGATGCTGTTATATAGAAACGGGGGTAGCGACGCAGAGACAAGTTTTGGAGGTCGACTTTTGACCGATGCTCAGAGCTTGATGCACGATCGGAAGTCTCGCCGGAAATGCCGTGCTGAACTTCCTTGTtctcgtcactcgtgattTGAAAAGCTTGCAGCCACGATGTGACGGTACAAAGGGGAGATAAAAGGCAAGCAGATACGAAATGAAGTCGGTTTCTGGCTGCCTTAAAGCGTCGCCAAGCATGCTTTTCTGCGGTACTTGGCGAGAGCCTCATCTCCGAAAAGTTGTGCTACAACGTCGAGCCTGCCGACTGGCCCTTTCCCGAATCACATGCCtgatcgagtcgaggcAATCGGATCTTCTCTTCACGATCTCATCGTGGGTGCACTAGAGAGAGTAGGACCCCCACCGTGAGACGGTCAGGTTTTGGCTTGGCATGGGAATGTTGATACCCTCGCAGCCATAGCGTGTAGCAGGCTAGCAAATGTGATACAAGCAAAGGCCCTCGGTGCTCGTCCCTGCGTTCTCTTTGTTGCAAACGCATAGACGCAGTCTGTGGGTCCTGTTGTGCTTCAAGGCCGTTCGGTTCTCATCCCTCCTCAAGCGCAGCCACAAAGTGACATGACGAGCGatcgcactcgtgactcgtgactgtgactcttTAGACAATCGTAAATATTCTTTTCCTTTCTATTCGACACGCAAAAAACACTCTCAGCTCGCAGCTTTCAGCTTTGCTTGCCTCGATTCAGGCAAATACCCAACCAGCAAGCTCATCAGCCCACACAGCCAGCTCGTTGCTCACGTTGGCTTCCTTGAATcgcagcttggcctcgGCCTCCTCCTGTTCGTCCTGCAGAAGCTTGACGCCGAAGCCGTCACCTCCCACTCTGGTCTCGTAGCACTTAAAGCCAGCATTCTCCAGCTCGCTCATCAGCTCCTTCAccttctcctcctcaaAGTCGTCCGGCAGCAGTGTAACTGcacatcctcctcctccggCACCTGTGAGCTTAGTAGCCAGCTGATCGGGTGCAAACGACTCGGTCTTGTTCTTGATCAACTCCAGCGAAGCGTGCGATACCTCGAGCCCAACAAGTTCGCTATGGTTCTGCTTGATCAGTTCGCGAAGCTGTGCAACTTGCTCGGAGCGAGAGAGACCCGAGTTGCCAGTGAGCACGAGCTGGGCCGAATCGGCGATCGTCTGgattcgagcgagagcCGCATTGACACGAGTCGGCTCGGATTCCTTCTGAGCTGCAACGTGAGCGATCAGCTTCTTGCCCTCGCGGCCGACGCagctgtcgacgaggaggaaaCGGAACGAAGAGAAGcctttgagcttgttcaTCTTGTTGGCTGTGAGCGTGTTGCTTGGGTGAGCACGAGTGAAAGCGATCGCTCCGCCATGAACAGCCACCGTGTTGTCAACACCCGAGGGGGTGCCGTGAATTACCTTTTCAGACAAAAAGGCCCATTCGTTGATGTGTGTCGAGTGCTCAGCTGACAGTTCGCTGCCCGGAGCGGGAATGCGACCATAGAGGATGGTGAGCGCCGCAGCGAGGCACGAGCTGAGCGCGGCGCTTGAGCCGAGTCCTGCACCGATGGGCAGAGCCGAACGCAGCACAAATGCCTGAGCGCGCGCATCAGCCTGACCGGCGATGCACATGTAAAGCACCAGAAAGGCGATCGAAGCAGCATGGCTTCTTTCGCTCTCGTTGACCGTGTCGCCCACCACCTTTTCGATGGCGCCAATAAGCgtcttgtcgagcgagtcagGTACGGCGCCACCACCTTGAATGGATTTAGGCACAGCAGACCAAGGAAGATCGGCGATGTTCCAAGTGTGGATCACGCCGAGATCAGGCAAATCGAGCGAAATCTTGCCATCCTCTCGTGGCGATACGTTAGCGTAGCATCGCAGCGCCACCGAGGCGGCGACAGCAGTAATACCATGCACCACTGCGTGCTCACCGAAAAGGATCACCTTGCCAGGCGCACTGACAACCACCGACGACGGCGGCGGGTGATCCTGAGCCGAGCGAGGTTCCCCTTCACCGCCGCGGGTCTCGAGCCTTGCACGGTTCATgtcgtcgaccaagctgccAATCTTGTCCTGCTGAGTGTGCTCGTCAGTATGCAAAGGCGTGCGTTCGTAGGCAATGAGATCTGGGGATGCTGCGCGCGAGCTTTCGGTGGTAGATGCGAGAGCAGAGCTTCGAGCCGAGGGCTTTCGTCGGATGGCGCCAGCTTGGAGCAAAGCGTTTTCGAGGTCGTCAAGCAAGTCGCGCTCGTCTTCGATACCGACACAGAGACGAATGAGGTCTTCAGGCATGCCTCGAGCCGCACGAACTTTCGGGTCGATGGAGGCGTGCGACATGAGGCAGGGCATCGAAATGAGACTGT comes from Mycosarcoma maydis chromosome 18, whole genome shotgun sequence and encodes:
- a CDS encoding Rab GTPase-binding exocyst subunit SEC15 (related to secretory pathway protein (exocyst complex protein Sec15)), producing the protein MVVRPRRPLVSLEAQLQQLTLFTDLDADSENLEQLGPIIKSLDEARQQDAFLRHLKTFVRSKDREIEAVCDDNHSEFVAAVDKLLKVRSGTVTLKHRIGELNEDLQAGGSSLANKKRQLLETQRTASNVNDAISAVEVCLRVLDMANRVDALISEKKYFAALRSMAELETKLRGLLGHEFTKHMMEGLPQMKEQVKSAVTREMKEWLFQVREKSQTVGQMALEAMELRQKRWRVKSQRDPLLRLAKVNSAIELVVNERTESNFVDNDKVSVDFRPLYQCIHIYDALDAREELQTSYQEDRRAQANLLLNQGLTFDTAGTVPALLEEMVGFFLVEHHVIQTTPVGFREESEVDDLWDTMCSRVVEIVSLALRDCKDTKIYVSAKASIQTFIQTLEGYSFPVAKLNALLLTLFERYAQLLRDRFSRDFQQAMHDTQHEPMVVSNAEELQKVLSVCWLKPGDDAMLRSSGFPLSLPFSQTYPLCCMDMRNLVDQYYIFSDGFQNHREIDEILKKSLDELLITQVSTAIRKSLDNTRASINLSQIAQIVVNAEHFNLACLELEKLLTALRAPHGRGGKMSLDASHHFTATLRIAEDKINQAFAAKLDQFLGLAEYDFAPTPETARVRSMGRATHSAWLQDTVDWLRTMMESVLVLLPPGVKSIVYTAAYRHLSGSLLDRHLLSAETTQVNVQGCELLLVDLNFLSSAATQDGVDASIFDPVTQTLQLVVLDKVSEYTMLVQGGKVAIEAGARWARVDPKKLLMLLDKFIKTAGPRRTGGTQAQAETAELTKRQREKEMLARAIALTNTSIARP
- a CDS encoding uncharacterized protein (related to cystathionine beta-lyase) produces the protein MSAPRDAYSVASSQASTITPFSTDVASSVASLDSSIPTSPEPSDLGDDTDIKSAFISHKDRRGPNGYRFATQCATVDDPNHKDQYGSSSAPIYMSATFKGLPGGEFDYSRSGNPTRSMLQHHLCQLQNCKYSYAVSSGMACLDVITRIVKTGERIIAGDDLYGGSNRLLGYLASHQNIHSDHVDTTDASKVEEMLQKRSQEAAAGLCGKVSMVLLETPTNPCLKICDLQRCAAAAKKWAPDAVVVVDNTMMSPYLMRPLELGVDIVYDSGTKYLSGHHDLMAGVIACDRDDLGKQIAFTINSIGNALTPMDSFLLLRGIKTLAVRMDRQQASAITVAHYLDSLGFKVNYPGLASHPSKAVHDKQAAGPGSVLSFVTGDKALSERIVGATRLWGISVSFGCVNSLISMPCLMSHASIDPKVRAARGMPEDLIRLCVGIEDERDLLDDLENALLQAGAIRRKPSARSSALASTTESSRAASPDLIAYERTPLHTDEHTQQDKIGSLVDDMNRARLETRGGEGEPRSAQDHPPPSSVVVSAPGKVILFGEHAVVHGITAVAASVALRCYANVSPREDGKISLDLPDLGVIHTWNIADLPWSAVPKSIQGGGAVPDSLDKTLIGAIEKVVGDTVNESERSHAASIAFLVLYMCIAGQADARAQAFVLRSALPIGAGLGSSAALSSCLAAALTILYGRIPAPGSELSAEHSTHINEWAFLSEKVIHGTPSGVDNTVAVHGGAIAFTRAHPSNTLTANKMNKLKGFSSFRFLLVDSCVGREGKKLIAHVAAQKESEPTRVNAALARIQTIADSAQLVLTGNSGLSRSEQVAQLRELIKQNHSELVGLEVSHASLELIKNKTESFAPDQLATKLTGAGGGGCAVTLLPDDFEEEKVKELMSELENAGFKCYETRVGGDGFGVKLLQDEQEEAEAKLRFKEANVSNELAVWADELAGWVFA